A single window of Chloroflexota bacterium DNA harbors:
- a CDS encoding ABC transporter ATP-binding protein, translating into MIEIINLSQRYGEQDILKNINLSIEQGEVFALIGPTGAGKTTLLRLIDLIDEPTSGKINFDGVNTAAPAAVRLGMRRRMAFVLQKPVVFNLSVYDNIAYALRWRGVKGSKLKEKVNRIIDVVGLSDYRNRNARNLSGGEVQRVAIARAIAIEPEVLLMDEPTANLDPLSAARIEELISSIIRRFATTIIMATHDLSQGQRLADRIGVLMNGELLQIGSSKDVFTSPRNKEVAEFVGVENIIDGVIASSEDRVVTIESGGKSIEAISDHSIGEGVCACIRPEDITLALSRISSSARNSFEGEITWLVNMGPLTRVELQCGFPLVAMVTKRSAEEMGLTKGKKVYAAFKATGVHVIRRN; encoded by the coding sequence TTGATTGAGATAATAAATCTAAGTCAGCGATACGGCGAGCAGGATATCTTGAAGAATATCAATCTCAGTATCGAACAGGGGGAGGTTTTTGCCCTGATTGGACCTACCGGCGCCGGTAAAACGACGCTTTTACGCCTGATAGACCTGATAGATGAACCAACGTCCGGTAAAATAAACTTCGACGGTGTTAATACCGCTGCACCGGCCGCGGTGCGACTCGGCATGCGCCGACGGATGGCGTTTGTCCTCCAGAAGCCGGTGGTCTTCAACCTGAGTGTTTACGATAACATCGCCTATGCACTGAGGTGGCGGGGAGTCAAGGGAAGCAAGCTCAAAGAAAAGGTAAATCGGATTATTGATGTCGTTGGCCTTTCTGATTACCGTAACCGGAATGCTCGTAATCTTTCCGGTGGAGAGGTGCAGCGCGTGGCCATCGCCAGAGCGATTGCCATTGAACCGGAGGTTCTGTTGATGGATGAGCCAACGGCCAATCTCGACCCGCTTTCCGCAGCTCGAATCGAGGAACTTATCAGCAGCATTATCCGGCGGTTTGCCACCACCATCATCATGGCGACGCACGACCTGTCTCAGGGGCAGCGCCTTGCCGACCGGATAGGAGTGCTGATGAATGGGGAGCTCCTGCAAATTGGAAGCTCAAAGGACGTTTTCACCTCGCCGCGCAATAAGGAGGTGGCCGAGTTTGTCGGTGTGGAAAACATCATCGATGGCGTAATCGCGTCCAGCGAAGACAGGGTTGTCACCATCGAAAGCGGGGGAAAGTCCATCGAAGCGATTTCCGACCATTCGATTGGCGAAGGCGTGTGTGCCTGTATCCGGCCGGAGGATATCACGCTGGCTCTTTCCAGAATTTCCAGCAGTGCCCGGAACTCATTTGAAGGGGAGATTACTTGGCTGGTGAATATGGGGCCGCTGACCCGTGTTGAGCTCCAATGCGGATTTCCTCTGGTGGCAATGGTGACCAAAAGGTCGGCCGAGGAGATGGGCTTAACCAAGGGGAAAAAGGTTTACGCTGCCTTCAAAGCCACCGGTGTCCACGTTATCAGGAGAAATTGA
- a CDS encoding substrate-binding domain-containing protein: MLLIVAISAMGGVGCARSSEAAPLPPKQRIRVATTTSLYDTGLWGYLEPMFEAQHGVELDVMYAGTGKALEYGRRGDVDIVAVHSRAREEEFIAEGYGVERVPFAYNYFLVVGPSDDPAGIKGMNPEEAFKKLMETGSGNFVSRGDDSGTHAKEKSIWEKTGYEYEAVQQAGAWYIEAGTGMGPTLMMASEKQAYTLTDIGTYLAYKGKLDLVPIVDKGDILLNVYSAIAVNPEKVKGVKIDMANNLVGFLTSPEIQELIGEYGVEEYGMQLFIPCAGAEPTN, translated from the coding sequence ATGCTGTTGATAGTCGCCATCTCAGCAATGGGAGGCGTTGGCTGCGCCAGGTCCAGCGAGGCGGCGCCGCTGCCACCCAAGCAAAGGATAAGGGTGGCGACCACTACCAGTCTCTATGATACCGGCCTCTGGGGATACCTGGAGCCGATGTTCGAGGCGCAGCACGGCGTGGAACTGGACGTCATGTACGCCGGCACCGGCAAGGCGCTGGAGTACGGCCGGAGAGGTGATGTGGACATAGTAGCCGTCCATTCCAGAGCACGTGAAGAGGAATTCATCGCCGAAGGTTACGGGGTGGAGAGGGTGCCCTTTGCCTATAATTATTTCCTCGTTGTAGGGCCGTCCGACGACCCGGCCGGCATCAAGGGTATGAATCCTGAGGAAGCCTTCAAGAAGCTTATGGAGACCGGGAGCGGCAACTTTGTATCACGGGGGGATGATTCCGGCACCCATGCCAAGGAAAAGAGCATCTGGGAAAAAACCGGGTATGAATATGAGGCGGTTCAGCAGGCGGGTGCCTGGTACATCGAGGCGGGGACCGGGATGGGGCCAACGTTGATGATGGCCAGCGAGAAGCAGGCCTATACCCTGACCGATATCGGTACCTATCTGGCCTACAAGGGGAAACTGGACCTTGTGCCCATCGTGGACAAAGGTGACATCCTGCTCAATGTCTATTCCGCGATAGCCGTCAATCCGGAGAAGGTAAAGGGCGTGAAAATCGACATGGCCAATAACCTGGTCGGTTTTCTTACTTCCCCTGAAATACAGGAGCTAATCGGCGAGTACGGCGTTGAGGAGTACGGCATGCAGCTCTTTATTCCCTGCGCCGGCGCCGAACCCACAAATTAA
- a CDS encoding ABC transporter permease, protein MVELWHGLIKAVELIVTLDPEVMEIAGRSLGISVTSALLASAICVPLASLIHFHQFRGKRFLISLTQTFFSVPTVAVGLFVFVMFSRAGPLGGLGLMFTPTVMVLGQMLLITPILLGLTVSALSGVDRSIIDTARSLGASGFQTAIAVTREARFAVMAAIIMGFGRAISEVGIALMVGGNIRGFTRVITTAISLETSKGDLELSIALGIILISIALIINVILNRVQQR, encoded by the coding sequence ATGGTTGAACTGTGGCATGGCCTGATAAAGGCCGTAGAACTGATCGTCACGCTTGATCCGGAGGTGATGGAGATAGCCGGGAGGTCGCTGGGAATCTCGGTGACCTCTGCTCTGCTCGCATCGGCCATCTGCGTGCCTCTGGCGAGCCTCATTCATTTCCACCAGTTCCGTGGTAAAAGGTTCCTGATAAGCCTGACTCAGACGTTCTTCAGCGTACCCACGGTGGCGGTGGGACTCTTTGTCTTCGTTATGTTTTCCCGGGCGGGGCCGCTGGGTGGACTTGGCCTGATGTTCACACCAACGGTCATGGTGCTGGGGCAGATGCTCCTCATCACGCCGATATTGCTCGGCCTGACCGTTTCCGCGCTCAGCGGTGTGGACCGGAGCATAATCGATACGGCACGGTCGCTGGGCGCCAGCGGTTTTCAGACGGCGATTGCGGTAACGAGAGAGGCCAGGTTCGCCGTTATGGCGGCTATCATCATGGGCTTCGGCCGGGCTATCTCCGAGGTGGGCATAGCCCTCATGGTGGGGGGCAATATCCGTGGTTTCACGCGGGTAATCACCACGGCTATCTCCCTGGAAACATCCAAAGGTGACCTGGAACTGTCGATTGCGCTGGGCATTATCCTGATTTCGATTGCCCTTATCATCAACGTCATCCTGAATCGAGTGCAGCAGAGATAA
- a CDS encoding zinc-ribbon domain-containing protein, with translation MPLIATVVKCKKCGYEIRSDWKFCPSCGDKIICTGKYKACAQK, from the coding sequence ATGCCACTCATCGCTACGGTAGTAAAATGCAAAAAGTGCGGTTACGAAATCAGGTCGGACTGGAAATTCTGCCCCAGTTGCGGCGATAAAATCATCTGCACAGGCAAATATAAAGCCTGTGCCCAGAAGTAA